One window of the Streptomyces sp. NBC_00259 genome contains the following:
- the sodN gene encoding superoxide dismutase, Ni encodes MLSRLFAPKVKVSAHCDLPCGVYDPAQARIEAESVKAVQEKMAANDDPHFQARAIVIKEQRAELAKHHVSVLWSDYFKPPHFEKYPELHQLVNETLKALSAAKASTDPKTGEKALELIAEIDRIFWETKKA; translated from the coding sequence ATGCTCTCCCGCCTGTTTGCCCCCAAGGTGAAGGTCAGCGCACACTGCGACCTCCCCTGTGGCGTGTACGACCCGGCCCAGGCCCGTATCGAGGCCGAGTCGGTCAAGGCCGTCCAGGAGAAGATGGCCGCGAACGACGACCCGCACTTCCAGGCCCGCGCCATTGTGATCAAGGAGCAGCGCGCGGAGCTCGCCAAGCACCATGTGTCGGTCCTCTGGAGCGACTACTTCAAGCCCCCGCACTTCGAGAAGTACCCCGAGCTGCACCAGCTGGTCAACGAGACCCTGAAGGCGCTCTCGGCGGCCAAGGCGTCGACCGACCCGAAGACGGGCGAGAAGGCGCTGGAGCTCATCGCCGAGATCGACCGCATCTTCTGGGAGACCAAGAAGGCTTGA
- the sodX gene encoding nickel-type superoxide dismutase maturation protease produces MTEQGREPRALFGIAEVTGPSMYPTLAHGDQLLVHYGAGVGPGDVAVLRHPLQQDLLIVKRLVERREGGWWVLGDNPHAEGDSRVFGAVPEELLLGRVRARYRPRPRGQASVTGVLAWAVSAVRPVLSDRSVSRRLRAR; encoded by the coding sequence ATGACGGAGCAGGGGCGGGAGCCGAGGGCGCTCTTCGGGATCGCGGAGGTGACCGGGCCCTCCATGTATCCGACGCTGGCGCACGGTGACCAGCTGCTCGTGCACTACGGGGCCGGGGTCGGGCCCGGGGACGTGGCCGTACTGCGGCATCCGCTGCAGCAGGACCTGCTGATCGTGAAGCGGCTGGTGGAGCGGCGCGAGGGCGGCTGGTGGGTGCTGGGGGACAACCCGCACGCCGAGGGGGACAGCCGGGTCTTCGGCGCGGTCCCCGAGGAGCTGCTGCTGGGGCGGGTACGGGCGCGGTACCGGCCGCGCCCGCGAGGTCAGGCCTCGGTGACGGGAGTGCTGGCCTGGGCGGTCTCCGCGGTACGGCCCGTGCTGTCGGACCGCTCGGTCTCCAGGCGCTTGCGGGCGCGGTAG
- a CDS encoding CGNR zinc finger domain-containing protein codes for MELASYSDYAVRLVNTEEPARGKDTLTSVEAVRELFGASSQMARRATDADVTRFRSVRGRLRAVFTAADSGDPTQAVDLLNSLLLEFPVSPQISGHDYLDEEGRPRWHMHLADHPSNATAGYAATAAMGLAFHLTEYGVDRLGLCQAAPCRNAYLDTSTNRSRRYCSDRCATRANVAAYRARKRLETERSDSTGRTAETAQASTPVTEA; via the coding sequence GTGGAACTGGCCTCTTACTCGGACTACGCCGTGCGCCTGGTCAACACCGAGGAGCCGGCGCGCGGCAAGGACACGCTCACGTCGGTCGAGGCCGTCCGCGAGCTCTTCGGCGCCTCCTCCCAGATGGCGCGCCGCGCGACCGACGCGGACGTCACCCGGTTCCGCTCCGTACGGGGCAGGCTGCGCGCGGTCTTCACCGCGGCGGACTCCGGCGACCCGACCCAGGCCGTCGACCTGCTCAATTCCCTGCTGCTCGAGTTCCCGGTCAGCCCGCAGATCTCCGGCCACGACTACCTCGACGAGGAGGGCCGGCCGCGCTGGCACATGCACCTCGCCGACCACCCGTCGAACGCGACCGCCGGATACGCCGCGACCGCCGCGATGGGGCTCGCCTTCCACCTCACGGAGTACGGCGTCGACCGCCTGGGCCTCTGCCAGGCCGCACCCTGCCGCAACGCCTACCTGGACACGTCCACCAACCGCTCGCGCCGCTACTGCTCCGACCGCTGCGCCACCCGCGCCAACGTCGCCGCCTACCGCGCCCGCAAGCGCCTGGAGACCGAGCGGTCCGACAGCACGGGCCGTACCGCGGAGACCGCCCAGGCCAGCACTCCCGTCACCGAGGCCTGA
- a CDS encoding class I SAM-dependent methyltransferase yields MAETTATTGTDWRAWQESWDRQQEWYMPDREERFGVMLDMVEAFAGPEPRILDLACGTGSITDRLLKRFPGARSVGVDLDPALLAIAEGYFAGDERVTFVTADLKDPGWTEALPSGPYDAVLTATALHWLHSEPLATLYGQIAGLVVDGGVFMNADHMKDDTTPRINAAERAHRHTGMDAAKAAGALDWADWWALAAKDPVLAEPTARRFEIYGEHADGDTPSARWHTETLRAAGFAEARPVWASPSDALVLALK; encoded by the coding sequence ATGGCGGAGACCACGGCGACGACCGGCACCGACTGGCGCGCCTGGCAGGAGAGCTGGGACCGCCAGCAGGAGTGGTACATGCCCGACCGCGAGGAGCGGTTCGGGGTGATGCTGGACATGGTCGAGGCCTTCGCCGGCCCCGAGCCGAGGATCCTGGATCTCGCGTGCGGTACGGGAAGTATCACGGACAGGCTGCTCAAGCGGTTCCCCGGAGCGCGGAGCGTCGGGGTCGATCTCGACCCCGCCCTGCTGGCCATCGCCGAGGGGTACTTCGCCGGGGACGAGCGCGTCACCTTCGTCACCGCCGACCTCAAGGACCCGGGGTGGACCGAGGCCCTGCCGTCCGGCCCGTACGACGCCGTCCTCACCGCGACCGCGCTGCACTGGCTGCACAGCGAACCGCTGGCCACGCTCTACGGGCAGATCGCCGGTCTCGTCGTGGACGGCGGCGTCTTCATGAACGCCGACCACATGAAGGACGACACCACTCCCCGGATCAACGCCGCCGAGCGCGCCCACCGCCACACCGGGATGGACGCCGCCAAGGCGGCCGGAGCGCTCGACTGGGCCGACTGGTGGGCCCTGGCGGCCAAGGACCCCGTGCTCGCCGAGCCCACCGCCCGCCGCTTCGAGATCTACGGCGAGCACGCCGACGGCGACACCCCGTCCGCCCGCTGGCATACCGAGACCCTGCGCGCCGCCGGCTTCGCCGAGGCCCGCCCCGTATGGGCCTCTCCCTCGGACGCGCTGGTGCTCGCCCTGAAGTGA
- a CDS encoding amino acid ABC transporter ATP-binding protein, with amino-acid sequence MTAMVKAEGVHKSFGHIEVLKGIDLEVAPREVFCLIGPSGSGKSTFLRCINHLEKINAGRLYVDGELVGYRQKGDKLYELKDSEVALKRRDIGMVFQRFNLFPHMTALENVMEAPIQVKGETKAVARERAAKLLDRVGLADRAQNYPSQLSGGQQQRVAIARALAMEPKLMLFDEPTSALDPELVGDVLDVMRGLAEDGMTMVVVTHEMGFAREVGDSLVFMDGGVVVESGNPRDVLTNPQHDRTKAFLSKVL; translated from the coding sequence ATGACCGCCATGGTGAAGGCCGAAGGCGTCCACAAGTCCTTCGGCCACATCGAAGTCCTCAAGGGCATCGACCTCGAAGTCGCCCCCCGCGAGGTGTTCTGCCTCATCGGCCCCTCCGGCTCCGGCAAGTCCACCTTCCTGCGCTGCATCAACCACCTCGAGAAGATCAACGCGGGCCGGCTCTACGTCGACGGCGAACTCGTCGGCTACCGCCAAAAGGGCGACAAGCTCTACGAGCTCAAGGACAGCGAGGTCGCCCTCAAACGCCGCGACATCGGCATGGTCTTCCAGCGCTTCAACCTCTTCCCCCACATGACCGCCCTCGAGAACGTCATGGAAGCCCCCATCCAGGTCAAGGGCGAGACCAAGGCCGTCGCCCGCGAACGCGCAGCCAAACTCCTGGACCGCGTCGGCCTCGCCGACCGCGCCCAGAACTACCCCTCCCAGCTCTCCGGAGGCCAGCAGCAACGCGTCGCCATCGCCCGCGCCCTCGCGATGGAACCCAAACTGATGCTCTTCGACGAGCCCACCTCCGCCCTCGACCCCGAACTCGTCGGCGACGTCCTCGACGTCATGCGCGGCCTCGCCGAAGACGGCATGACCATGGTCGTCGTCACCCACGAGATGGGCTTCGCCCGCGAAGTCGGCGACTCCCTCGTCTTCATGGACGGCGGCGTCGTCGTCGAATCCGGCAACCCCCGCGACGTCCTCACCAACCCCCAGCACGACCGCACCAAAGCCTTCCTCTCCAAGGTGCTGTAA
- a CDS encoding amino acid ABC transporter permease, whose product MTVDIEKTGPEDTPPTPKAGPEAITAVPVRHYGRYVTAVVAIALFVAIVYAFSQGKINWGAVPDYFFDPRILDGVGQTLILTVLSMAIGIIGGILLAVMRLSNNPVTSSIAWFYIWFFRGTPVLVQLVVWFNLGLVFEFINLGPFYKDEWSDFMTPFLTALLGLGLNEAAYMAEICRAGLLAVDEGQTEASHALGMSQGKTLRRIVIPQAMRVIVPPTGNEVINMLKTTSLVAVVQFSELFRQAQDIGQTSGAPVEMLFLAAAWYLIMTSVLSVGQYYLERHYARGSSRSLPPTPLQKIKATLFTVRRPKGAAA is encoded by the coding sequence GTGACTGTCGACATCGAAAAGACGGGTCCGGAGGACACACCACCCACGCCGAAGGCCGGACCGGAAGCCATCACGGCTGTTCCGGTGCGGCACTACGGCCGGTATGTCACCGCCGTCGTCGCGATCGCGCTGTTCGTCGCGATCGTCTACGCCTTCTCCCAGGGCAAGATCAACTGGGGCGCGGTCCCCGACTACTTCTTCGACCCGCGCATCCTCGACGGCGTCGGCCAGACCCTGATCCTGACCGTCCTGTCGATGGCGATCGGCATCATCGGCGGCATCCTCCTCGCCGTGATGCGCCTGTCGAACAACCCGGTCACCTCCTCCATCGCCTGGTTCTACATCTGGTTCTTCCGCGGCACCCCGGTCCTGGTCCAGCTCGTCGTCTGGTTCAACCTCGGCCTCGTCTTCGAGTTCATCAACCTCGGCCCGTTCTACAAGGACGAATGGTCCGACTTCATGACCCCGTTCCTCACCGCACTGCTGGGACTGGGACTCAACGAAGCCGCCTACATGGCCGAGATCTGCCGCGCCGGCCTCCTCGCCGTCGACGAAGGCCAGACCGAGGCCTCCCACGCCCTGGGCATGAGCCAGGGCAAGACCCTGCGCCGCATCGTCATCCCCCAGGCCATGCGCGTCATCGTGCCCCCCACGGGCAACGAAGTCATCAACATGCTCAAGACCACCTCCCTGGTCGCCGTCGTCCAGTTCTCCGAACTCTTCCGCCAGGCCCAGGACATCGGCCAGACCTCCGGCGCACCCGTCGAGATGCTCTTCCTCGCCGCCGCCTGGTACCTGATCATGACCTCGGTCCTCAGCGTCGGCCAGTACTACCTCGAACGCCACTACGCCCGCGGCTCCAGCCGCAGCCTGCCGCCCACCCCCCTGCAGAAGATCAAGGCCACCCTCTTCACGGTGCGCCGCCCGAAGGGAGCCGCGGCATGA
- a CDS encoding ABC transporter substrate-binding protein, which yields MTARTTRRTTAARSRIAAVGAMAVAGTLVLTACGDQTNSGSGTKETGGTATAAAPLADKLPQSIRDKGVIKVGSDIAYPPVEFKDGSGKVVGIDPDIADAMGKQLGVKFEFENGTFDTLITGLRSKRYDLAMSAMTDTKDRQEGVDSETGKKVGEGVDFVDYFTAGVSIYTKKGDDKGIKTWADLCGKKIVVQRGTVSEDLAKAENAKCLKAKKGKITIEAFDNDQQAQTRLRAGGADAGSSDFPVAAYAVKTSGGGKDFQIVGEQVEAAPYGIAVAKTNTQLRDAIQAALDAIIKNGEYEKIIAKWGVQAGAVTEAKTNGGS from the coding sequence ATGACCGCACGCACCACTCGTCGCACGACCGCAGCCAGGTCCCGAATCGCCGCGGTCGGCGCGATGGCGGTCGCCGGCACCCTGGTGCTCACCGCCTGCGGTGACCAGACGAACTCGGGCTCGGGCACCAAGGAGACGGGCGGCACCGCCACCGCCGCCGCTCCGCTGGCGGACAAGCTCCCGCAGTCGATCCGCGACAAGGGTGTCATCAAGGTCGGCTCGGACATCGCCTACCCGCCGGTCGAGTTCAAGGACGGCTCCGGCAAGGTCGTCGGCATCGACCCGGACATCGCCGACGCGATGGGCAAGCAGCTCGGGGTGAAGTTCGAGTTCGAGAACGGCACCTTCGACACCCTCATCACGGGTCTGCGCTCCAAGCGCTACGACCTCGCCATGTCGGCCATGACGGACACCAAGGACCGCCAGGAGGGTGTGGACTCCGAGACCGGCAAGAAGGTCGGCGAGGGCGTCGACTTCGTCGACTACTTCACCGCCGGTGTCTCCATCTACACCAAGAAGGGTGACGACAAGGGCATCAAGACCTGGGCCGACCTGTGCGGCAAGAAGATCGTCGTGCAGCGCGGCACGGTCTCCGAGGACCTCGCCAAGGCCGAGAACGCCAAGTGCCTGAAGGCCAAGAAGGGCAAGATCACGATCGAGGCCTTCGACAACGACCAGCAGGCCCAGACCCGTCTGCGTGCGGGCGGCGCGGACGCCGGCTCCTCGGACTTCCCCGTCGCGGCCTACGCCGTGAAGACCTCCGGCGGCGGCAAGGACTTCCAGATCGTGGGCGAGCAGGTCGAGGCCGCGCCGTACGGCATCGCGGTGGCGAAGACCAACACCCAGCTGCGTGACGCCATCCAGGCCGCGCTCGACGCCATCATCAAGAACGGCGAGTACGAGAAGATCATCGCCAAGTGGGGCGTCCAGGCCGGCGCGGTGACCGAGGCCAAGACCAACGGCGGTTCCTGA
- a CDS encoding NAD(P)-dependent malic enzyme, giving the protein MAAEIVNPRSDGGTESAPGESGEPFDPAFALHRGGKMAIQATVPVRNKDDLSLAYTPGVAKVCTAIAEQPELVHDYTWKSQVVAVVTDGTAVLGLGDIGPEASLPVMEGKAILFKQFGGVDAVPIALATTDADEIVETVVRLAPSFGGVNLEDISAPRCFEIERKLQERLDIPVFHDDQHGTAVVTLAALRNAAKLTGRGLGDLRAVISGAGAAGVAIAKFLLEAGLGDVAVADRKGIVSRDREDLTPVKRELAEITNRAGLSGSLESALSGADVFIGVSGGTVPEPAVASMAPGAFVFAMANPNPEVHPDVAHKYAAVVATGRSDYPNQINNVLAFPGIFAGALQVRASRITEGMKIAAANALADVVGDALAADYVIPSPFDERVAPAVTAAVAAAARAEGVARR; this is encoded by the coding sequence ATGGCAGCGGAGATCGTCAATCCTCGTAGCGACGGCGGTACGGAGAGTGCACCCGGGGAGTCCGGGGAGCCCTTCGATCCGGCCTTCGCGCTGCACCGCGGCGGCAAGATGGCCATCCAGGCCACCGTGCCGGTGCGGAACAAGGACGACCTGTCCCTCGCGTACACGCCCGGCGTCGCCAAGGTTTGCACCGCAATCGCCGAGCAGCCCGAGCTCGTCCACGACTACACCTGGAAGTCGCAGGTGGTCGCCGTCGTGACCGACGGGACCGCGGTGCTCGGCCTCGGCGACATCGGCCCTGAGGCCTCCCTCCCCGTGATGGAGGGCAAAGCGATCCTGTTCAAGCAGTTCGGCGGCGTGGACGCGGTGCCGATCGCGCTCGCGACCACGGACGCCGACGAGATCGTGGAGACCGTCGTGCGGCTCGCCCCGTCCTTCGGCGGGGTCAACCTGGAGGACATCTCGGCGCCGCGGTGCTTCGAGATCGAGCGCAAGCTCCAGGAGCGGCTCGACATCCCGGTCTTCCACGACGACCAGCACGGCACGGCCGTCGTCACCCTCGCGGCCCTGCGCAACGCGGCGAAGCTGACCGGCCGGGGTCTCGGTGACCTGCGCGCCGTCATCTCGGGCGCGGGCGCGGCCGGTGTCGCCATCGCGAAGTTCCTCCTGGAGGCGGGCCTCGGCGATGTCGCGGTCGCCGACCGCAAGGGCATCGTGAGCCGCGACCGGGAGGACCTCACCCCGGTCAAGCGGGAGCTCGCCGAGATCACGAACCGGGCCGGGCTCTCCGGCTCGCTGGAGAGCGCGCTCTCCGGCGCGGACGTCTTCATCGGCGTCTCCGGCGGTACGGTGCCGGAGCCGGCGGTCGCCTCGATGGCGCCGGGTGCCTTCGTCTTCGCGATGGCCAACCCGAACCCCGAGGTCCACCCGGACGTGGCGCACAAGTACGCCGCGGTCGTGGCGACGGGCCGCAGCGACTACCCGAACCAGATCAACAACGTGCTCGCCTTCCCGGGCATCTTCGCGGGCGCCCTGCAGGTCCGGGCGTCCCGGATCACCGAGGGCATGAAGATCGCCGCGGCGAACGCGCTGGCGGACGTGGTGGGCGACGCGCTCGCCGCGGACTACGTGATCCCCTCGCCGTTCGACGAGCGAGTCGCTCCCGCGGTCACCGCGGCCGTCGCCGCCGCCGCGCGGGCCGAGGGTGTGGCGCGCCGCTGA
- a CDS encoding phosphoesterase, which translates to MNLVVNGDAESGPGGSAEPVTAVTGWDIREGAPALIAYSLGGGYPTPSDPGPAGRRSRFFSGGNSPRTALVQDIALPAKGATGRSAVDAGRVRYTLAGWLGGYATQEDGARLSVEFRDAKGTPVALSVLGPVTAAERLSRTALVERTASATVPPGARTARVLLVFTRSGGGTSNDGYADAISLTLTATAKAHGGRK; encoded by the coding sequence GTGAATCTCGTAGTCAACGGTGACGCCGAGAGCGGACCCGGAGGGTCCGCCGAGCCGGTCACGGCCGTGACCGGCTGGGACATACGCGAAGGCGCGCCCGCCCTCATCGCGTACAGCCTCGGGGGCGGCTACCCGACCCCGTCCGACCCCGGACCGGCCGGCCGGCGCAGCCGGTTCTTCTCCGGCGGGAACAGCCCTCGTACCGCACTCGTCCAGGACATCGCCCTGCCGGCCAAGGGCGCCACCGGACGGTCCGCCGTCGACGCCGGCCGGGTCCGCTACACCCTCGCCGGATGGCTCGGCGGATACGCGACGCAGGAGGACGGCGCGCGGCTGTCCGTGGAGTTCCGCGATGCCAAGGGCACGCCCGTCGCGCTGTCCGTCCTCGGCCCCGTGACCGCTGCCGAGCGCCTGTCCCGTACCGCACTCGTGGAGCGCACCGCGTCCGCGACGGTGCCGCCCGGTGCGCGCACCGCGCGGGTCCTGCTCGTCTTCACCCGCAGTGGCGGCGGCACGTCCAACGACGGTTACGCCGACGCGATATCGCTCACCTTGACCGCCACGGCGAAGGCTCACGGGGGACGGAAATGA
- a CDS encoding alkaline phosphatase D family protein: MTKLNRRDLLKAAGAAGALNLVWPLSAGLSPAQAREAAEALGADYDPAPFTLGVASGDPQPGSVLLWTRLAPEPLAAEQRLPEIVEVDWVVATDPQLRRVVARGTAPASATLGHSVHVPVSGLRAGTRYWYAFKALGRTSRIGRTRTAPVGNVASVRFAAANCQAFHDGFYAAHRGIARENVDFVVHLGDYIYEHGQVGGVPADHVRDHESAEIFTVADYRRRHALYKGDRSLREAHAAHPWFLTWDDHEVANDYSSTGGDAPFMQRRAAAYQAWYENMPHRDAGNSALPDPEIHRVRRWGNLLELTVLDLRSYRSAQNLANGTILGAGQKAWLKQGIDRAPDTWHVWANSIMLSQLRGRPGGSYMFTDQWDGFLAERKEVLGHVHSSGMEDLVVITGDWHSAFVDDIRPDFEDTSSPVIGTEFTAHSVTSGAYSADWNAANGPLMGAANPHLKYFEGNRYGYDVYEVTPQRFSAHMRVIADRRDPASPVTTLTTFHVDRGRAGSYEDPATKNSPAQWRRD, from the coding sequence ATGACCAAGCTCAACCGACGTGATCTGCTCAAGGCGGCCGGCGCCGCCGGTGCACTCAACCTCGTCTGGCCGCTGAGCGCCGGACTCTCGCCCGCCCAGGCCCGTGAGGCCGCAGAGGCGCTCGGCGCCGACTACGACCCCGCGCCGTTCACCCTGGGCGTCGCCTCCGGCGACCCCCAGCCCGGCAGCGTCCTGCTGTGGACCCGGCTCGCGCCGGAGCCCCTCGCCGCCGAGCAGCGGCTGCCCGAGATCGTCGAGGTCGACTGGGTCGTGGCCACCGACCCGCAGCTGCGGCGCGTCGTCGCCCGCGGCACGGCTCCGGCCTCCGCCACCCTCGGCCACAGCGTCCACGTCCCCGTCTCCGGGCTCCGTGCGGGCACCCGTTACTGGTACGCCTTCAAGGCCCTCGGCAGGACCAGCCGCATCGGCCGGACCAGGACCGCGCCCGTCGGCAACGTCGCCTCCGTACGCTTCGCCGCCGCCAACTGCCAGGCGTTCCACGACGGCTTCTACGCGGCCCACCGCGGAATCGCCCGCGAGAACGTCGACTTCGTCGTCCACCTCGGCGACTACATCTACGAGCACGGCCAGGTCGGCGGCGTCCCCGCCGACCACGTCCGCGACCACGAGAGCGCGGAGATCTTCACGGTCGCCGACTACCGCCGCCGCCACGCCCTCTACAAGGGCGACCGCTCCCTGCGCGAGGCCCACGCCGCCCACCCCTGGTTCCTCACCTGGGACGACCACGAGGTCGCCAACGACTACTCCAGCACCGGGGGCGACGCCCCGTTCATGCAGCGCCGCGCGGCCGCGTACCAGGCCTGGTACGAGAACATGCCGCACCGCGACGCGGGCAACTCCGCCCTGCCCGACCCCGAGATCCACCGGGTCCGCCGCTGGGGGAACCTGCTGGAGCTCACGGTCCTCGACCTGCGCTCGTACCGCTCGGCGCAGAACCTCGCCAACGGCACGATCCTGGGCGCCGGCCAGAAGGCGTGGCTGAAGCAGGGGATCGACCGCGCGCCCGACACCTGGCACGTCTGGGCCAACTCGATCATGCTGAGCCAGCTGCGCGGCCGCCCGGGCGGCTCGTACATGTTCACCGACCAGTGGGACGGCTTCCTCGCCGAGCGCAAGGAAGTGCTCGGCCACGTCCACAGCAGCGGCATGGAGGACCTCGTCGTCATCACCGGCGACTGGCACTCGGCCTTCGTCGACGACATCCGTCCCGACTTCGAGGACACGTCCTCGCCGGTGATCGGCACGGAGTTCACCGCGCACTCCGTCACCTCGGGCGCGTACTCCGCGGACTGGAACGCCGCCAACGGCCCCCTCATGGGCGCGGCGAACCCTCACCTGAAGTACTTCGAGGGCAACCGCTACGGCTACGACGTCTACGAGGTCACCCCGCAGCGCTTCAGCGCCCATATGCGGGTCATCGCCGACCGCCGCGACCCGGCCTCGCCGGTCACGACGCTGACCACCTTCCATGTGGACCGGGGCCGGGCCGGTTCGTACGAGGACCCGGCCACGAAGAACTCGCCCGCCCAGTGGCGGCGCGACTAG
- a CDS encoding zinc-binding dehydrogenase: MFAAYAARIDRDQPLNGLELGERPAPEARPGWTTVTVKAASLNHHDLWSLRGVGLSEDKLPMILGCDAAGIDADGNEVVLHSVIGQTGHGVGPGEPRSILTEKYQGTFAEQVSVPSWNVLPKPAELSFEEAACLPTAWLTAYRMLFTNAGVRPGDSVLVQGAGGGVATAAIVLGKAAGLRVYATSRDEAKRKRAVELGAVDAFEPGARLPQRVDAVIETVGAATWSHSVKSLRPGGTLVISGATSGDRPSHAELTRIFFLELKIVGSTMGTKDELEDLLSFCAATGVRPVIDEVLPLDRAREGFERMASGELFGKIVLTNS; this comes from the coding sequence ATGTTCGCCGCATACGCCGCCCGCATCGACCGCGACCAGCCCCTGAACGGCCTCGAACTGGGCGAACGCCCGGCTCCCGAGGCCCGTCCCGGCTGGACCACCGTCACCGTCAAGGCCGCCTCCCTCAACCACCACGACCTGTGGTCGCTGCGCGGGGTGGGCCTGTCCGAGGACAAACTCCCGATGATCCTCGGCTGCGACGCCGCCGGCATCGACGCGGACGGGAACGAGGTGGTGCTCCATTCGGTCATCGGCCAGACCGGCCACGGCGTCGGGCCGGGCGAGCCCCGCTCCATCCTCACCGAGAAGTACCAGGGCACCTTCGCCGAGCAGGTCTCCGTCCCGTCCTGGAACGTGCTGCCCAAGCCCGCGGAACTCTCCTTCGAGGAGGCCGCGTGCCTCCCGACCGCCTGGCTCACCGCCTACCGCATGCTCTTCACCAACGCGGGCGTACGGCCCGGCGACTCGGTGCTCGTCCAGGGCGCCGGAGGCGGTGTCGCGACCGCCGCGATCGTCCTCGGAAAGGCGGCGGGGCTGCGCGTCTACGCGACGAGCCGCGACGAGGCCAAGCGGAAGCGGGCCGTCGAGCTGGGCGCGGTGGACGCGTTCGAGCCGGGCGCCCGGCTGCCGCAGCGCGTGGACGCGGTCATCGAGACCGTCGGCGCCGCGACCTGGTCACATTCGGTCAAGTCGCTGCGCCCCGGCGGCACCCTGGTGATCTCCGGTGCGACCAGCGGCGACCGCCCCTCGCACGCCGAGCTGACCAGGATCTTCTTCCTGGAGCTGAAGATCGTCGGCTCGACGATGGGAACGAAGGACGAGCTGGAGGACCTGCTCTCCTTCTGTGCGGCGACCGGCGTGCGGCCCGTGATCGACGAGGTGCTGCCGCTGGACCGCGCCCGGGAGGGCTTCGAGAGGATGGCGTCCGGCGAGCTGTTCGGGAAGATTGTCCTGACCAACTCTTGA
- a CDS encoding cellulase family glycosylhydrolase, with the protein MRRLLAVLVCSVVLAAAAPLRAQPRPVDIPRLADDRGRTLTLRGWNVEDKTHRGEQALSAITERHFRDMRVQGFDFARLLVFWDDLEPVRGRYSETYLRKIERVLDWADKHRIQVLIDAHQDVFGPAFGHRGVPEWATRTDGLPFTPHPDDWFAEYFEPAVQRAFTHLYEDPDLRRAQARMWRVLAGRFEDHPAVLGYDLINEPMGELREGEDLPTAARRIERDQLTAMYNRLADAVRSVDDDNWLFVEPTPIVGEGVPTGLGRIEDPRVVYAPHFYNAAMEAGADYDPDAGWIESYEAAVTAYPREYGVPVVVGEWGPLNNSLPNMGRFYREALASLARYGSGWAGYVWCYGGGYCAVDADGRFRTNKEQTAAPYARAVAGTVREESWDPVRGVYRLGYEARGSYATELSLPSGGAAWRVTVSGGVRVGERVYAWPGARVRITVNRG; encoded by the coding sequence ATGCGCCGTCTTCTCGCCGTCCTCGTCTGTTCCGTCGTCCTGGCCGCGGCCGCGCCGCTCCGGGCGCAGCCCCGTCCCGTGGACATACCCCGGCTCGCCGACGACCGCGGGCGGACCCTCACCCTGCGCGGCTGGAACGTCGAGGACAAGACGCACCGCGGTGAGCAGGCCCTGTCCGCGATCACCGAGCGGCACTTCCGCGACATGCGCGTACAGGGCTTCGACTTCGCCCGGCTGCTCGTCTTCTGGGACGACCTGGAGCCGGTCCGCGGCCGCTACAGCGAGACGTATCTCCGTAAGATCGAACGCGTACTGGACTGGGCCGACAAGCACCGCATCCAGGTCCTGATCGACGCCCACCAGGACGTCTTCGGCCCCGCGTTCGGGCACCGGGGTGTGCCGGAGTGGGCGACGCGGACGGACGGGCTGCCGTTCACCCCGCACCCCGACGACTGGTTCGCCGAGTACTTCGAGCCCGCCGTCCAGCGCGCCTTCACCCACCTGTACGAGGATCCCGACCTCCGGCGCGCCCAGGCCCGTATGTGGCGGGTGCTCGCCGGCCGCTTCGAGGACCATCCGGCGGTCCTCGGCTACGACCTCATCAACGAGCCGATGGGCGAACTCCGCGAGGGCGAGGACCTTCCCACGGCCGCCCGGCGTATCGAACGCGACCAGCTCACCGCGATGTACAACCGCCTCGCGGACGCGGTCCGTTCCGTCGACGACGACAACTGGCTCTTCGTCGAACCGACCCCGATCGTCGGCGAGGGCGTCCCGACCGGACTCGGGAGGATCGAGGACCCCAGGGTCGTGTACGCCCCGCACTTCTACAACGCGGCGATGGAGGCGGGCGCGGACTACGACCCCGACGCCGGATGGATCGAGTCGTACGAGGCCGCGGTCACGGCGTATCCGAGGGAGTACGGGGTGCCGGTCGTGGTGGGGGAGTGGGGTCCGCTCAACAACTCCCTGCCGAACATGGGCCGCTTCTACCGTGAGGCACTCGCCTCGCTCGCCCGCTACGGCTCCGGCTGGGCGGGCTACGTGTGGTGCTACGGGGGCGGGTACTGCGCGGTGGACGCGGACGGCCGGTTCCGCACCAACAAGGAGCAGACGGCGGCGCCCTACGCCCGGGCGGTCGCGGGGACGGTGCGGGAGGAGAGCTGGGACCCGGTGCGTGGTGTGTACCGGCTCGGGTACGAGGCGCGCGGGTCGTACGCCACGGAGCTGTCGCTGCCCTCCGGTGGGGCCGCGTGGCGGGTCACGGTGTCCGGCGGGGTGCGCGTGGGGGAGCGGGTGTACGCGTGGCCGGGCGCGCGGGTCCGCATCACTGTCAACCGTGGTTGA